From Amphritea atlantica, a single genomic window includes:
- a CDS encoding STAS domain-containing protein, with protein MNSQVEISADIILLKGDLLFSTIISVREALEKAIDQADKDCVLDFAGVGRVDSSAVSLWLCLERKTRSRHLSLKAVNIPDELSSIVSLVGLNQTGLNP; from the coding sequence ATGAATTCTCAGGTTGAAATCAGCGCTGACATTATCCTGCTGAAGGGCGACCTGTTGTTCAGCACTATTATCTCTGTTCGTGAAGCCCTTGAAAAAGCGATCGATCAGGCAGATAAAGACTGTGTGCTGGATTTCGCCGGTGTCGGTCGTGTCGACAGTTCTGCTGTGTCACTCTGGCTGTGCCTTGAACGCAAAACCCGGTCTCGCCATCTGAGCCTTAAAGCGGTAAATATTCCGGATGAACTGAGCTCTATAGTGAGTCTGGTAGGGCTTAATCAGACCGGTCTGAATCCCTGA
- the mlaE gene encoding lipid asymmetry maintenance ABC transporter permease subunit MlaE: protein MLMDAVINNLILLGRIAIDRVSAIGRSGLILMHAVIARPDPRASFPLLIRQLYSVGVLSMIIIIVSGLFIGMVLALQGYTILVDYGTEQAVGQMVALSLVRELAPVVTALLFAGRAGSALTAEIGLMKATEQLSGMEMIGVDPLRRIIAPRFWAGFISLPILTMIFSAVGIWGGLLVGVEWLGIYEGSYWSNMQNSVDFFDDIGNGLIKSLVFGLVVTWVAVFQGYDSVPTSEGISQATTKTVVYSSLAILGLDFILTALMFGDL, encoded by the coding sequence GTGTTGATGGACGCGGTAATCAATAATCTGATCCTGCTTGGTCGTATTGCGATCGACAGGGTGTCCGCTATTGGTCGTTCCGGCTTGATTCTTATGCATGCCGTTATTGCCAGACCTGATCCGCGAGCCTCTTTTCCGCTGCTGATACGTCAGCTGTATTCGGTGGGCGTACTGTCAATGATAATTATCATTGTATCCGGCCTGTTTATTGGGATGGTGCTGGCCTTACAGGGGTATACTATTCTGGTCGATTACGGCACGGAGCAGGCGGTAGGGCAGATGGTTGCGCTCAGTCTGGTGCGGGAACTGGCTCCGGTGGTAACCGCGCTATTATTCGCGGGTCGCGCCGGGTCAGCGCTGACTGCTGAGATCGGTCTGATGAAAGCGACTGAACAGCTGTCCGGTATGGAGATGATCGGTGTCGATCCGCTGAGACGAATTATAGCGCCGCGTTTCTGGGCCGGATTTATCAGTTTGCCGATTCTTACCATGATCTTCAGTGCCGTGGGTATCTGGGGGGGCTTGCTGGTTGGTGTGGAGTGGCTGGGGATCTATGAGGGATCTTACTGGTCGAATATGCAGAATTCAGTCGACTTTTTTGATGATATTGGTAACGGTCTGATTAAGTCTCTGGTGTTTGGACTGGTGGTGACCTGGGTCGCCGTCTTTCAGGGGTATGATTCAGTGCCGACGTCTGAAGGAATCAGCCAGGCAACCACAAAAACCGTTGTCTATTCATCCCTCGCAATCCTGGGGCTGGACTTTATTTTGACCGCTTTGATGTTTGGAGATTTGTAA
- a CDS encoding BolA family transcriptional regulator yields the protein MQIEDVKQILEEKLDGCEVFPEGEGCNFQVTVVGDIFEGLRPVKKQQMVYACLADQIADGSIHALTIRTFTRAQWAEQN from the coding sequence ATGCAAATCGAAGACGTAAAACAGATTCTGGAAGAGAAACTGGATGGATGTGAAGTATTCCCCGAAGGCGAAGGCTGTAATTTTCAGGTAACTGTCGTTGGGGATATCTTTGAAGGTCTACGGCCTGTTAAAAAACAACAGATGGTATATGCCTGTCTCGCTGATCAGATAGCGGATGGCAGTATTCATGCCCTGACTATCAGAACCTTTACCCGGGCCCAGTGGGCAGAACAGAACTGA
- the mlaD gene encoding outer membrane lipid asymmetry maintenance protein MlaD, translated as MRNRGIELGVGIFMLVGAIALTMLAINVSGLSLSEQQGSYKVYARFENVGGLTARSKVTMSGVTIGKVNSITIDRKKLMALVEMEINEDVNYLTSDSSASILTAGLLGEKYIGVTTGAADDEILKEGDFIEDTQSSLVLEELIGKFLFNQASE; from the coding sequence ATGCGAAACCGTGGAATTGAGTTGGGCGTCGGTATTTTTATGTTGGTGGGAGCTATTGCACTTACTATGCTGGCGATAAACGTGAGTGGTCTGAGTCTGTCTGAGCAGCAGGGCTCGTATAAAGTCTATGCCCGCTTTGAAAATGTGGGGGGGCTGACTGCCCGCTCAAAAGTGACGATGTCTGGCGTCACTATCGGAAAAGTGAACAGTATCACTATCGACCGTAAGAAACTGATGGCTTTGGTAGAGATGGAGATTAACGAGGACGTGAACTACCTGACATCTGACAGTTCGGCCTCTATTTTGACCGCCGGTCTGCTGGGCGAAAAGTATATTGGTGTTACCACGGGTGCTGCGGACGATGAAATACTTAAAGAGGGTGACTTTATTGAAGATACTCAGTCCTCTCTGGTTCTGGAAGAGCTGATTGGTAAGTTTCTTTTCAATCAGGCCTCTGAATAG
- a CDS encoding ABC transporter substrate-binding protein — translation MRVVEMRYLSRWLVLLALTFSSVTANASWDEARNAVEQASAKMMKVLEDEALKAPEKNEQLISEIEAILNPVVDFDYVSKRVMGKYYNRVDDKQQQIFSTVFKDTMVRTYAKSLTGFDIVSYKVAPEGPPSPDADKQVVSVHIFSAKGDQYTLVYYMLKGDGGWKLVNVLVDGINLRLNFKNQFSDMVSRTNGDVSQVIADWKAAVAGSDSKDS, via the coding sequence ATGAGGGTTGTGGAAATGAGATATTTGAGTCGCTGGTTAGTGTTACTGGCTCTGACTTTTTCTTCTGTTACAGCGAATGCGTCATGGGATGAAGCCCGCAATGCTGTGGAGCAGGCGTCAGCAAAAATGATGAAAGTGCTTGAGGATGAAGCCTTAAAGGCACCCGAAAAAAATGAACAGCTGATCAGTGAGATCGAAGCGATTCTCAATCCGGTCGTGGATTTTGATTATGTTTCCAAGCGGGTTATGGGCAAGTACTATAATCGTGTGGACGACAAGCAGCAGCAGATCTTTTCTACAGTATTCAAAGACACCATGGTTCGCACCTATGCTAAGTCGCTGACCGGCTTTGATATTGTCAGCTATAAAGTAGCGCCCGAGGGGCCGCCTAGTCCTGATGCTGATAAACAGGTCGTTAGTGTTCATATTTTTTCAGCTAAAGGTGATCAGTACACTCTGGTTTACTACATGCTGAAGGGCGATGGTGGCTGGAAACTGGTGAATGTGCTGGTCGATGGGATCAATCTGCGGCTCAACTTCAAAAATCAGTTTTCTGATATGGTGTCACGCACCAATGGTGATGTGTCGCAGGTGATTGCTGACTGGAAAGCGGCAGTGGCTGGCAGTGACAGTAAGGACAGCTGA
- the murA gene encoding UDP-N-acetylglucosamine 1-carboxyvinyltransferase codes for MDKLIITGGSRLEGEVRISGAKNSALPILAATLLADEPVTISNLPHLHDITTMLELLRQMGVELTIDEKLSVEIDPRTLTSTIAPYELVKTMRASILVLGPLLAHFGHAEVSLPGGCAIGSRPVDLHLKGLEALGAEITVEEGFIRATCDGRLKGGRVFFDIVTVTGTENILMAAALAEGQSIIENAAREPEIVDLAEFLIAMGADITGHGTDTIIVNGVASLKSCTYPVIADRIETGTYLVAAAATRGRVKVKNTRPDILDAVLQKLEEAGAEIECGPDWISLDMKGKRPKAVNVTTAPYPAFPTDMQAQFAALNIIAEGVGVIKETVFENRFMHMQEMLRMGARINIDGNTAITEGREVLTGAPVMATDLRASASLVIAAMVATGDTVIDRIYHIDRGYECIEEKMQLLGAKIKRVPG; via the coding sequence ATGGATAAACTGATTATTACCGGCGGTAGCCGCCTGGAAGGTGAAGTACGCATTTCCGGAGCGAAGAACTCCGCGCTTCCTATTCTGGCGGCAACTCTGTTAGCCGATGAACCGGTTACTATCAGTAATCTGCCTCATCTGCATGACATTACGACTATGCTGGAACTGCTGCGGCAGATGGGTGTAGAGCTGACTATCGATGAAAAACTCAGTGTTGAGATCGATCCCCGCACGCTGACCTCCACCATAGCACCCTATGAGCTGGTAAAAACGATGCGGGCTTCTATTCTGGTGTTGGGCCCGTTACTGGCTCACTTTGGTCACGCGGAGGTTTCTCTGCCAGGTGGTTGTGCTATTGGTAGTCGTCCGGTCGACCTGCATCTGAAAGGCCTTGAGGCACTGGGTGCTGAGATTACGGTTGAGGAAGGTTTTATCCGCGCTACCTGCGACGGACGCCTGAAGGGCGGGCGGGTATTCTTTGATATCGTCACCGTAACCGGAACCGAGAATATCCTGATGGCCGCGGCTCTGGCGGAAGGGCAGTCAATTATTGAAAACGCTGCCCGGGAACCGGAAATAGTTGATCTGGCTGAGTTTCTGATCGCGATGGGCGCTGATATAACCGGTCATGGTACCGACACTATTATCGTCAACGGTGTAGCGTCACTGAAGAGTTGTACCTATCCGGTGATTGCTGACCGGATTGAAACCGGAACCTATCTGGTTGCTGCGGCGGCAACACGGGGTCGGGTCAAAGTTAAAAACACCCGTCCGGATATTCTCGATGCGGTGCTGCAGAAACTTGAAGAAGCGGGCGCTGAGATAGAGTGTGGTCCGGACTGGATAAGTTTGGATATGAAAGGTAAGCGGCCTAAAGCGGTTAATGTGACTACGGCGCCTTACCCGGCGTTCCCTACCGATATGCAGGCTCAGTTTGCTGCCCTGAATATTATTGCCGAAGGTGTGGGGGTGATCAAAGAAACGGTGTTTGAGAACCGCTTTATGCATATGCAGGAGATGCTGCGTATGGGAGCCAGGATCAATATCGATGGTAATACCGCAATTACCGAAGGTCGCGAAGTGCTGACCGGCGCACCGGTTATGGCGACCGATCTGCGGGCCTCTGCAAGTCTGGTAATCGCCGCTATGGTGGCGACAGGAGATACCGTGATTGATCGTATCTACCATATTGACCGTGGCTATGAGTGTATCGAAGAGAAGATGCAGCTTCTGGGTGCCAAGATTAAGCGGGTTCCGGGTTAA
- a CDS encoding ATP-binding cassette domain-containing protein, translating into MDFFDDIIIDIKQLTFSRGDRYICKNIDIRIPRGKVTAIMGPSGTGKTTLLKLIGGQLKPDSGSILLDGDDIPRLGRSELFDVREKMGMLFQSGALFTDMTVFENVAFPLRVHTKLPQDMIRDIVLMKLQAVGLRGAAELMPSELSGGMGRRVALARAIVLDPALVMYDEPFTGQDPIAMGVLVNLIKKLNQALGHSSIIVSHDIKETLSIADYIYIIADAGVIAHGTPEQLNQNDSEQVRQFMHGLPDGPVPFHFPAGNYEAELMEGC; encoded by the coding sequence ATGGATTTTTTTGACGATATCATAATTGATATTAAACAGCTTACCTTTAGCAGGGGTGATCGGTATATCTGTAAAAATATAGATATACGCATTCCACGGGGTAAAGTGACGGCGATTATGGGCCCGAGTGGTACCGGTAAAACCACACTGTTGAAACTGATCGGAGGGCAGCTGAAACCCGATTCAGGTTCTATTTTGCTGGATGGCGATGATATCCCCCGTCTGGGACGCTCAGAACTGTTTGATGTCCGCGAAAAAATGGGGATGCTGTTTCAGAGCGGTGCGCTGTTTACGGATATGACCGTATTTGAAAATGTGGCTTTCCCGTTGCGGGTACATACCAAACTGCCACAGGATATGATCCGCGATATTGTGTTAATGAAGCTTCAGGCCGTTGGTCTGCGAGGCGCAGCAGAGCTGATGCCCAGTGAGCTTTCCGGTGGTATGGGACGTCGCGTAGCCCTGGCCCGGGCGATTGTGCTTGATCCGGCACTGGTGATGTATGATGAACCTTTCACCGGGCAGGATCCTATCGCTATGGGCGTGCTGGTTAACCTGATCAAAAAACTTAATCAGGCACTGGGGCACAGTAGTATTATTGTCTCCCATGATATTAAGGAGACGCTCAGCATTGCTGACTATATCTACATTATTGCGGATGCTGGCGTGATTGCGCATGGCACGCCCGAGCAGCTTAATCAGAATGATTCTGAACAGGTGCGGCAGTTTATGCATGGATTGCCGGACGGTCCGGTGCCGTTCCATTTTCCAGCAGGTAATTATGAAGCTGAACTGATGGAGGGGTGTTGA